The region CGCTGCTGCTGGCGGGCGCGAACCGGCAGCGGGCGATGGCAGGGGCCCGCGAGTGGCTGGGCAGGCTGGGGCTGGCGGGCATGGAGACCCGGCGTCCCGGCGAGCTCTCCGGCGGTCAGGCGCAGCGCGTGGCCATCGCGCGGGCGCTCGCCCACCAGCCGAAGGTGATCTTCGCCGACGAGCCGACCGGTGCGCTGGACACGCGCACCGGCGAGGAGACCATGAGCGCGCTGCTGGGCGCGGCGGCCTCGACCGGCGCGGCCGTGGTGGTCGTGACGCACGACCGGGACCTGGCCGCCCGCGCGGGCCGCATCGTCGAGATCCGCGACGGCCGCATCGCCGACGGGGTGGTAGCGGCATGAATCCCGTGCAGTTGGCGCTGCGCGTTCTGCGGGGCGACTCCCGCTCCCGGCTGTCGGCGGTCCTCACGGCGCTGGGCGTCGCGGTCGGCACCGCGCTGGTCGTGCTGCTTTCGAGCCTGCCCGGCGCCGTCGACGCCCGCGGGGAGCGCTCGCAGTGGCAGTACTCCGAGCACGCCGAGCCCACCGGGACCGCGCTGTCGAGCGCGGACTTCGTGCGGGGCGAGCAGATCACCCGGCTCGACGTCTCCGGAGACCCGCGAGTTCCGGCGGACGCGCCGCGCCTTCCCGCGCCGGGGCAGGTCCTGCTCTCGCCGCGCCTGGCCGAGCTGACCAGGACGATGCCGCCGGGCGAGCTCGCCGACCGCTTCCCCGGTGAGGTCGCCGGCACGATCGGCCCCGAGCACCTGCGCTACCCGGAACAGCTCGTCGCGGTGGTCGCGCACCCGCCGGGCGCGCTGGACGCGACCGCCGCCGGCCACGAGGGCGGCTGGGCCGCCGGGCAGGCCGGCACGCAGGACTTCCTGCTGAAGTTCCTGGCGTGGGTCGGGATCGCGCTGCTGGCGGCGCCGAGCCTGGTGCTGGTCGCCTCGGCGTCGCGGCTGACGGCCGCCCGGCGCGAACGGCGCCTGGCCGCACTGCGGCTAGCCGGTGCGACGCCGGGCCAGGTCGTGGCCACCGTCGCCGCCGAGACCGGGTTCGCCGCCGTGGCGGGCACCGCGGGCGGGCTGCTGCTCGGCTGGCCGCTGCGGATGCTCGTGATGCACGTGCCGTGGGGCGGCGGCACCTGGCTCGCCTCGGACTTCACGCCGTCGTCGGCCACCGTCCTCGGCGTGGCCGCCGGGAT is a window of Saccharopolyspora erythraea NRRL 2338 DNA encoding:
- a CDS encoding ABC transporter ATP-binding protein, whose amino-acid sequence is MASGRLAAGPATGRPVLTGRGLVKRYGDHRALAGVDIGISAGEVLAIVGPSGSGKTTLLHVLAGVLRPDDGEVVLDGHRVDRLGESKRSELRRREFGFVFQNGMLVAELTAEENTALPLLLAGANRQRAMAGAREWLGRLGLAGMETRRPGELSGGQAQRVAIARALAHQPKVIFADEPTGALDTRTGEETMSALLGAAASTGAAVVVVTHDRDLAARAGRIVEIRDGRIADGVVAA